The window CGCCAAATCAATGGTCAGTTGATAACCTTCGTTGGCTTCAACCTGCTTGAACAGCTCGTCCACTTCCGATTCCGCCAGAATGATCGGCAACAGGCCGTTCTTGAAGCTGTTGTTGAAGAAAATGTCGGCATAGCTGGACGCGATGATCGCGCAGAAACCGTATTCTTCAAGCGCCCATGGGGCGTGCTCGCGGCTTGAGCCGCAGCCGAAGTTTTCCCGGGCAAGTAATACGCTGGCGCCTTGATAACGAGCGTCGTTAAGCACGAAATCCGGGTTCAGCGGGCGCTTGGAGTTGTCCTGATACGGCTGGCCGATATCCAGATAACGCCACTCATCGAACAAGTTCGGGCCAAAGCCGGTGCGCTTGATCGACTTGAGAAACTGCTTGGGAATGATCTGGTCGGTGTCGACGTTGGCACGATCCAGAGGAGCCACAAGGCCGGTGTGCTGTGTAAAGGCTTTCATGCTGGGCTCCTTAGTGCTGAATCAATTCGCGAACATCGATGAACCGGCCGTTGACCGCTGCCGCCGCTGCCATGGCCGGACTGACCAGGTGGGTGCGACCACCGGCACCCTGACGGCCTTCGAAGTTGCGGTTGGACGTCGACGCGCAATGCTCGCCGCTTTCCAGGCGGTCCGGGTTCATCGCCAGGCACATGGAGCACCCTGGCTCACGCCACTCAAAACCCGCTTCCAGGAAGATCTTGTCCAGCCCTTCGCTTTCGGCTTGGGCTTTAACCAGGCCCGAGCCTGGCACGACGATGGCTTGTTTGATGGTTGAGGCCACCTTGCGGCCCTTGGCGATTTCAGCCGCGGCGCGCAGGTCTTCGATCCGCGAGTTGGTGCAGGAACCGATAAACACCCGATCCAGCTGAATGTCGGTGATCGCCTGATTGGCTTTAAGGCCCATGTATTTCAGAGCGCGTTCGATAGAGCCACGTTTGACCAGATCCATTTCCTGCGCCGGATCAGGAACATTCTGATCAACGGCGAGGACCATTTCCGGAGACGTGCCCCAACTGACCTGCGGTTTGATCTGCGTGGCATCGAGTTCGACAACGGTATCGAAATGCGCATCGGCGTCTGAAACCAGGTCTTTCCAGGCTTCGACAGCCAAATCCCATTGCTCGCCTTTAGGGGCGAAAGGACGACCTTCCACGTAGGCAATGGTCTTCTCGTCAGTCGCCACCAGACCGACGCGAGCGCCCGCCTCGATGGACATGTTGCAGATGGTCATGCGGCCTTCAACCGACAGATCGCGGATCGCGCTGCCAGCGAACTCCATCGCGTGACCATTACCGCCTGCGGTGCCGATCTTGCCGATCACCGCCAGGACGATGTCTTTGGCCGTAACGCCGACGGGCAATTTGCCTTCGACCGACACCAGCATGTTTTTCATCTTTTTGGCGACCAGGCACTGAGTGGCGAGCACGTGCTCAACCTCGGAAGTGCCGATGCCGTGCGCCAACGCGCCAAATGCACCGTGGGTCGAAGTGTGGGAGTCGCCACACACCACGGTCATGCCCGGCAAGGTCGCGCCCTGCTCCGGGCTGATCACGTGAACGATGCCCTGACGCACGTCGTTCATCTTGAATTCGGTGATGCCGTATTCGTCGCAGTTGTCATCGAGGGTCTGAACCTGCAAACGCGACACCTGGTCAGCGATGGCTTCAATACCACCCTTGCGCTCAGGCGTGGTCGGCACGTTGTGGTCCGGGGTCGCGATGTTGGCGTCGATGCGCCAAGGCTTGCGATTGGCCAGACGCAGGCCTTCGAAGGCTTGAGGCGAAGTCACTTCATGGATGATATGACGGTCGATGTAAATCAGCGACGAACCATCGTCGCGCTTCTTCACTTCGTGAGCGTCCCAGAGCTTGTCGTACAACGTTTTGCCGGCCATTAGACTATTTCCTCATCAGCTTTCTATGCCTTACAGGTGCTCGTGAAGATCGTTTCCACAGCCACCTGCCGGGGCGATCATAAGTAACCAGATGACCCTTTGGCTTGTGCGGACATGCTACGAAATGTGCTTAAATAACTCAAATTCATAATTTTCATGCTTTGGATAACCAACTGGAATCTGAAATGGATCTGGCCAACCTCAACGCCTTTATTGCCATCGCCGAAACAGGCAGCTTTTCCGGCGCTGGCGAGCATCTGCACCTGACCCAGCCTGCCATCAGCAAACGCATCGCCGGGCTTGAGCAACAATTGAACGTGCGCTTGTTCGACCGTCTGGGCCGGGAGGTCAGCCTGACCGAGGCTGGCCGCGCTTTGCTGCCCAGGGCTTACCAGATTCTCAACGTGCTGGATGACACGCGTCGGGCCTTGACCAACCTGACCGGGGAA of the Paucimonas lemoignei genome contains:
- the leuD1 gene encoding 3-isopropylmalate dehydratase, small subunit; the encoded protein is MKAFTQHTGLVAPLDRANVDTDQIIPKQFLKSIKRTGFGPNLFDEWRYLDIGQPYQDNSKRPLNPDFVLNDARYQGASVLLARENFGCGSSREHAPWALEEYGFCAIIASSYADIFFNNSFKNGLLPIILAESEVDELFKQVEANEGYQLTIDLAAQTVTRPDGKVLSFEVDAFRKHCLLEGLDDIGLTLKDDVAIAAFETKHRASQPWLFRG
- the leuC gene encoding isopropylmalate isomerase large subunit translates to MAGKTLYDKLWDAHEVKKRDDGSSLIYIDRHIIHEVTSPQAFEGLRLANRKPWRIDANIATPDHNVPTTPERKGGIEAIADQVSRLQVQTLDDNCDEYGITEFKMNDVRQGIVHVISPEQGATLPGMTVVCGDSHTSTHGAFGALAHGIGTSEVEHVLATQCLVAKKMKNMLVSVEGKLPVGVTAKDIVLAVIGKIGTAGGNGHAMEFAGSAIRDLSVEGRMTICNMSIEAGARVGLVATDEKTIAYVEGRPFAPKGEQWDLAVEAWKDLVSDADAHFDTVVELDATQIKPQVSWGTSPEMVLAVDQNVPDPAQEMDLVKRGSIERALKYMGLKANQAITDIQLDRVFIGSCTNSRIEDLRAAAEIAKGRKVASTIKQAIVVPGSGLVKAQAESEGLDKIFLEAGFEWREPGCSMCLAMNPDRLESGEHCASTSNRNFEGRQGAGGRTHLVSPAMAAAAAVNGRFIDVRELIQH